In Burkholderia sp. HI2500, the following are encoded in one genomic region:
- a CDS encoding GPW/gp25 family protein — MKGMNANTGRSISGLDHFYQSIGRIVTTPLASCVKRRTFGSELPDLIDAPGNGTVRTRLYAAVATALMRWEPRLTLTRVVLAADDANAAAGSVYLDIEGWTGENGTIVSTRVPMTNGSPA, encoded by the coding sequence ATGAAAGGCATGAACGCGAACACCGGCCGCTCGATCTCGGGCCTGGACCACTTCTACCAGTCGATCGGCAGGATCGTGACGACGCCGCTCGCGTCGTGCGTGAAACGCCGCACGTTCGGCTCCGAGCTGCCCGACCTGATCGACGCACCCGGCAACGGCACCGTGCGCACCCGGCTGTACGCGGCCGTCGCGACGGCGCTCATGCGCTGGGAGCCGCGCCTGACGCTCACGCGCGTCGTGCTCGCCGCCGACGACGCGAATGCGGCCGCCGGGTCGGTCTATCTCGACATCGAAGGCTGGACCGGCGAGAACGGCACGATCGTGTCGACCCGCGTGCCGATGACGAACGGGAGCCCCGCATGA
- a CDS encoding phage baseplate assembly protein V produces MDANEIQRQARNAVRKGTILAVDHAAALCRVSVGDADSDGSGLQTNWIPWVAGTAGGTRDWLPPTPGEQVVLLCPMGDPAQGVALRGVYSNAAPAPASSPDTHARVYPDGASITYDHAAHALTAELPAGATVRIVAPGSVVVQTRDATVKAERITFDAPQTTCTGAMTVKGPFAFESGMTGTGGAGGGATMQIDGAATFTREVTSQGISLPHHTHREQGDGQLVSAPQ; encoded by the coding sequence ATGGACGCAAATGAAATTCAACGGCAGGCACGCAACGCGGTGCGCAAGGGAACGATCCTCGCGGTCGACCATGCGGCCGCGTTGTGCCGCGTCTCGGTCGGCGACGCCGACTCCGACGGCAGCGGCCTGCAGACCAACTGGATTCCGTGGGTCGCCGGCACCGCCGGCGGCACGCGCGACTGGCTGCCGCCAACGCCGGGCGAACAGGTCGTGCTGCTCTGCCCGATGGGCGATCCGGCGCAGGGCGTCGCGCTGCGCGGCGTGTATTCGAATGCCGCGCCGGCCCCTGCCTCGAGCCCGGACACCCACGCGCGCGTCTACCCCGACGGCGCGAGCATCACGTACGACCACGCCGCGCATGCGCTCACGGCCGAGCTGCCCGCCGGCGCGACCGTGCGCATCGTCGCGCCGGGCTCGGTCGTCGTGCAGACCCGCGACGCCACGGTGAAGGCCGAGCGCATCACGTTCGACGCGCCACAGACGACCTGCACCGGCGCGATGACGGTCAAGGGCCCGTTCGCATTCGAATCGGGCATGACCGGCACCGGCGGCGCCGGCGGCGGCGCCACGATGCAGATCGACGGCGCGGCCACCTTCACCCGCGAAGTGACATCCCAGGGCATCAGCCTCCCGCATCACACGCATCGCGAACAAGGCGATGGACAACTCGTGAGCGCACCGCAATGA
- a CDS encoding phage tail protein, with protein sequence MATQIIITDAGRAALVAAGNGGTNTHQVVEIGLANAPFVADKGLTKLPNELKRIKSFGGANVAPDTIHTTLKDDTADQYSLYGFGLYLENGVLLASYGQATPIMEKSPAAMLLLSSDLQFATIDATQLVFGDASFLNPPATTERQGVVELATQAEVNAGADDARAVTPKTAASRYAALTGAKFTGPVVTEFDAGPDTAHVTVRPPTGKNGRESRVRLHGTFGGNIADTGTRLIATVRAGFDNGAWGREYVDLWVNKTGNDAETDANQGRALRITYGGRMLVGDVKNDDGGSRLQVDGNSRTYGTSISGGPNTVKAWVAADEVNGYFRTAGNATIGSDNVDGSCEIVAGNAARVRVLPSGRMLIGTSADDGRNVIQAAGGATFKGGVISRDLDAGGGHFRATYGDYGTFWRNDGTNVYLLSTKKGDPDGTFNDYRPFTLNLATGRVTIDDQGAGTLMGGETTIRGDLIVGKTTDEGRIRVGPTDGYFYANAQSVGWWRNNDSFQYFMEDRTFRVNGKRVWHAGNLTPLDRVTGGTMAGDLQFDPGKRLFLSEGSVGTPSLTFSNDGIPDTGLYHINDGSFGVTCNSTAQVTFSTGGTVFQTPVQGPTPAAGDRSTALATTEWVLAALSMTSVGQIIFEPRTSVRAGFLKANGALLKRADYPALWAYAQASGALVTEGEWPKGLWANFSSGDGSTTFRLPELRGEFIRCWDDARGVDTNRILGSWQDSANRSHGHVASAAEVGDHAHSAWTDGQGQHGHGVNDPGHAHGVRMGRVGVVATSYGQGWGPYNWDRQDMHGTEGAGTGIWLSEAGNHGHNVGIGGSGRHSHAITVNLDGANESRSRNVALLALIRAY encoded by the coding sequence ATGGCAACCCAGATCATCATCACCGACGCCGGCCGTGCCGCGCTCGTAGCCGCCGGCAACGGCGGCACGAACACCCACCAGGTCGTGGAAATCGGCCTGGCGAACGCGCCGTTCGTCGCCGACAAGGGGCTCACGAAGCTGCCGAACGAGCTGAAGCGGATCAAGTCCTTCGGCGGCGCCAACGTCGCGCCGGACACGATTCATACGACGCTGAAGGACGACACCGCGGACCAGTACTCGCTGTACGGGTTCGGCCTCTATCTCGAGAACGGCGTGCTGCTGGCCAGCTACGGCCAGGCGACGCCGATCATGGAGAAGTCGCCGGCCGCGATGCTGCTGCTGTCGTCCGACCTGCAGTTCGCGACGATCGACGCGACGCAACTCGTGTTCGGCGACGCGTCGTTCCTCAATCCGCCGGCGACTACCGAGCGGCAAGGCGTGGTCGAGCTGGCGACGCAGGCGGAAGTGAACGCCGGTGCGGACGATGCGCGTGCAGTGACGCCGAAAACCGCGGCGTCGCGTTACGCGGCGTTGACCGGGGCGAAGTTCACCGGGCCGGTCGTCACTGAGTTCGATGCGGGTCCGGATACGGCGCATGTCACGGTGCGTCCGCCGACCGGCAAGAACGGGCGGGAAAGCCGCGTGCGCCTGCACGGCACGTTCGGCGGCAACATCGCCGATACCGGGACGCGCCTGATCGCGACGGTACGGGCAGGCTTCGACAATGGTGCGTGGGGACGCGAGTACGTCGATCTGTGGGTCAACAAGACCGGCAACGATGCCGAGACGGACGCGAACCAGGGGCGCGCATTGCGCATCACGTACGGCGGCCGGATGCTGGTCGGCGACGTCAAGAATGACGACGGAGGCTCGCGGCTGCAAGTCGACGGCAACTCTCGCACGTATGGCACGAGCATTTCGGGAGGCCCAAACACCGTCAAGGCCTGGGTTGCTGCCGACGAGGTAAATGGCTACTTCCGCACGGCTGGCAACGCAACCATCGGTTCGGATAACGTCGACGGCTCCTGTGAAATCGTCGCGGGCAATGCGGCCCGCGTTCGCGTACTGCCTTCTGGCCGCATGTTGATCGGGACGTCTGCTGACGACGGCCGCAATGTGATCCAGGCGGCAGGGGGGGCCACGTTCAAAGGCGGTGTGATCTCGCGCGATCTGGACGCAGGTGGTGGACATTTCCGGGCGACCTACGGTGATTACGGTACGTTCTGGCGCAACGACGGCACGAACGTCTATCTGCTTTCGACGAAGAAAGGCGATCCGGACGGCACGTTCAACGACTATCGGCCATTCACGCTGAATCTCGCGACGGGTCGCGTCACGATCGACGACCAGGGCGCCGGTACGCTGATGGGCGGAGAAACCACCATTCGCGGCGACCTCATAGTCGGAAAGACTACGGACGAAGGACGCATCAGAGTCGGCCCCACCGACGGCTACTTTTATGCAAATGCCCAGTCGGTCGGCTGGTGGAGAAACAACGACTCGTTCCAGTACTTCATGGAAGACCGCACCTTCCGCGTAAACGGCAAGCGGGTGTGGCACGCCGGCAACCTCACGCCGCTCGATCGCGTGACGGGCGGCACGATGGCGGGCGATCTCCAGTTCGACCCGGGCAAGCGGCTGTTCCTGTCGGAAGGCAGCGTTGGGACGCCGTCCCTCACGTTCAGCAACGACGGCATCCCGGACACCGGCCTGTATCACATCAACGACGGCTCGTTCGGCGTGACGTGCAACTCGACCGCGCAGGTGACGTTCTCAACGGGCGGCACCGTCTTCCAGACACCCGTGCAAGGTCCCACGCCCGCGGCAGGCGACCGATCGACCGCGCTCGCCACGACCGAATGGGTGCTGGCCGCGCTATCGATGACGTCTGTCGGCCAGATCATCTTCGAGCCGCGCACGTCAGTTCGCGCCGGCTTCCTGAAAGCCAACGGCGCGCTCCTCAAGCGCGCCGACTACCCCGCGCTGTGGGCGTACGCGCAGGCCAGCGGCGCCCTGGTAACGGAAGGCGAATGGCCGAAGGGCCTCTGGGCCAACTTCTCGTCCGGCGACGGCTCGACGACGTTCCGGCTGCCGGAGCTGCGCGGCGAATTCATCCGATGCTGGGACGACGCCCGCGGTGTCGACACCAACCGCATCCTCGGCTCGTGGCAGGACAGCGCGAACCGCTCGCACGGCCACGTCGCCAGCGCGGCCGAAGTCGGCGATCACGCGCACTCGGCCTGGACCGACGGGCAGGGACAGCACGGCCACGGCGTCAATGACCCCGGTCACGCACACGGTGTCCGGATGGGTCGTGTCGGCGTCGTCGCCACCTCCTACGGCCAAGGGTGGGGCCCGTACAACTGGGACCGGCAGGACATGCACGGCACCGAGGGCGCAGGTACCGGCATCTGGTTGAGCGAAGCCGGCAACCACGGCCACAACGTCGGCATCGGCGGCTCCGGTCGTCACAGCCACGCCATCACCGTCAACCTCGACGGCGCCAACGAATCGCGTTCGCGCAACGTCGCGCTGCTCGCGTTGATCCGCGCTTATTAA
- a CDS encoding putative holin, whose amino-acid sequence MAEPNLTTAAMLSAAIGVAGLAPGIDGNALIGAFTGAALVVVTSKEIGVARRAAYLLISLVMGYLAAPEIVGATPIHSTGVAAFFAAALVIAVTLQLIERVKTLDLLALFRKGG is encoded by the coding sequence ATGGCCGAACCGAACCTCACCACCGCCGCGATGCTGTCCGCCGCGATCGGCGTCGCCGGGCTCGCGCCCGGCATCGACGGCAACGCGCTGATCGGCGCGTTCACGGGCGCCGCGCTCGTGGTCGTCACGTCGAAGGAAATCGGCGTCGCACGGCGCGCCGCGTACTTGCTGATCTCGCTCGTGATGGGCTATCTCGCCGCACCGGAAATCGTCGGCGCCACCCCGATCCATTCGACGGGCGTCGCCGCGTTCTTCGCGGCCGCGCTCGTCATCGCCGTCACGCTGCAACTCATCGAACGGGTCAAGACGCTGGACCTGCTCGCGCTGTTCCGCAAGGGGGGATGA
- the lysB gene encoding Rz-like lysis system protein LysB (The gene for this Rz-like phage lysis system protein may overlap extensively with the gene for the other spanin subunit, the Rz1-like protein in the outer membrane.) → MNGLAAKFAACVAALAACAVAALVVHALRADLGATRQQLVEARQALAGRDDVIARMRQDTAERARQQARLDRSQAAIASKLDATRLENRRLTDENAALRAWAGTRLPDDVVRLQANPALTGADAYVEYVPGGEPLHAADARAPHQR, encoded by the coding sequence ATGAACGGGCTCGCCGCGAAATTCGCCGCCTGCGTCGCCGCGCTTGCCGCGTGCGCCGTCGCGGCGCTGGTCGTGCATGCGCTGCGCGCCGACCTGGGCGCCACACGGCAGCAACTCGTCGAGGCACGACAGGCGCTCGCCGGGCGCGACGACGTCATCGCGCGCATGCGGCAGGACACCGCCGAGCGCGCCCGACAGCAGGCCCGGCTCGACCGCTCGCAGGCCGCGATCGCGTCGAAGCTCGACGCCACCCGACTTGAAAACCGGAGATTGACCGATGAAAACGCCGCGCTTCGCGCCTGGGCTGGTACTCGTCTGCCTGACGACGTTGTCCGCCTGCAAGCCAATCCCGCTCTCACCGGCGCCGACGCTTACGTCGAATACGTGCCAGGCGGTGAGCCCCTGCACGCTGCCGATGCTCGCGCCCCGCACCAACGGTGA
- a CDS encoding phage tail sheath protein, whose amino-acid sequence MPQDYHHGVRVIEINEGSRPIRTVSTAVVGIVCTASDADATAFPLDTPVLLTNVVAALGKAGTQGTLRRTLDAIGRQTKPVTIVVRVAEGKDAAETATNVIGTVTADGKYTGMKALLGAQARFGVKPRILATPGLDTQPVAAALASIAQSLRAFAYVSANGCKTKEEAVAYRKQFSQRELMVVWPDFLAWDDTTSKTIVVPATAYAAGLRAKIDNDTGWHKTLSNVGVNGVTGISADVSWDLQDPATDAGFLNEQDVTTLVNRNGFRFWGSRTCSDDPLFAFENYTRTAQVIADSIAEAQMAIIDGPLNPSLPRDIIETINAKFREWISQGYLIGGSAWYDPEPNTTDVLKSGKAYLDYEYTPVPPLENLMLRQRITDRYLADFAARVSA is encoded by the coding sequence ATGCCGCAGGATTACCACCACGGCGTACGCGTCATCGAAATCAACGAGGGCTCGCGCCCGATCCGCACCGTGTCGACGGCCGTCGTCGGCATCGTCTGCACCGCGTCCGACGCCGATGCCACCGCCTTCCCGCTCGACACGCCCGTCCTGCTGACCAACGTTGTCGCCGCGCTCGGCAAGGCCGGCACCCAAGGCACGCTGCGCCGCACGCTCGACGCGATCGGCCGGCAGACCAAGCCCGTCACGATCGTCGTGCGCGTCGCCGAAGGCAAGGACGCCGCCGAGACGGCGACCAACGTGATCGGCACCGTCACCGCCGACGGCAAGTACACCGGCATGAAGGCGCTGCTCGGCGCGCAAGCGCGCTTCGGCGTGAAGCCGCGCATCCTCGCGACGCCGGGCCTCGACACGCAACCCGTCGCCGCGGCGCTCGCGTCGATCGCGCAGTCGCTGCGTGCGTTCGCCTACGTGTCGGCCAACGGCTGCAAGACGAAGGAAGAAGCCGTCGCCTATCGCAAGCAGTTCAGCCAGCGCGAACTGATGGTCGTCTGGCCGGACTTCCTCGCGTGGGACGACACGACCAGCAAGACGATCGTCGTGCCGGCCACCGCGTATGCGGCCGGCTTGCGCGCGAAGATCGACAACGACACGGGCTGGCACAAGACGCTGTCGAACGTCGGCGTGAACGGCGTCACCGGCATCAGCGCCGACGTGTCGTGGGACCTGCAGGATCCGGCGACGGACGCGGGCTTCCTCAACGAGCAGGACGTGACGACGCTCGTGAACCGCAACGGCTTCCGCTTCTGGGGTTCGCGCACGTGCTCGGACGATCCGCTGTTCGCGTTCGAGAACTACACGCGCACCGCGCAGGTCATCGCCGATTCGATCGCCGAAGCACAGATGGCCATCATCGACGGCCCGCTCAACCCGTCGCTGCCGCGCGACATCATCGAAACGATCAACGCCAAGTTCCGCGAATGGATCTCGCAGGGCTACCTGATCGGCGGCTCGGCCTGGTACGACCCGGAGCCGAACACGACCGACGTGCTGAAGTCCGGCAAGGCGTATCTCGACTACGAATACACGCCGGTTCCGCCGCTCGAAAACCTGATGCTGCGCCAGCGCATCACCGACCGTTACCTCGCCGATTTCGCCGCGCGCGTCAGCGCGTAA
- a CDS encoding phage tail protein I, producing MNDVLPPNATRLERRLAATNARIDDVPTPLATLMNPDAIRSDLLPWLAWHLGVDAWKDYWPEYVKRARVGQAIPIARRKGTAAAVREVVAAFGGNIVLREWFEQRPPGQPGTFDLVMTVSGQEGQPPTAEYVADILAEIDRTKPVRAHYTFTQGFEMRGRQPVGAAARVAAYRRLNLTDY from the coding sequence ATGAATGACGTCCTCCCGCCGAATGCGACGCGGCTCGAACGCCGGCTCGCCGCGACGAACGCGCGCATCGACGACGTGCCGACGCCGCTCGCGACGCTGATGAATCCGGACGCGATCCGGTCCGACCTGCTGCCGTGGCTCGCATGGCACCTCGGCGTCGATGCGTGGAAGGACTACTGGCCCGAGTACGTGAAGCGCGCCCGGGTCGGACAGGCGATTCCGATCGCCCGCCGCAAGGGCACCGCCGCCGCGGTGCGCGAAGTCGTCGCGGCCTTCGGCGGAAACATCGTCCTGCGTGAATGGTTCGAGCAGCGCCCGCCGGGCCAACCCGGCACGTTCGACCTCGTGATGACGGTCAGCGGCCAGGAAGGCCAGCCGCCGACCGCCGAATACGTCGCCGACATCCTCGCGGAAATCGACCGGACCAAGCCGGTACGGGCGCACTACACGTTCACGCAGGGCTTCGAGATGCGGGGCCGACAACCGGTCGGCGCCGCCGCGCGCGTGGCGGCCTATCGCCGCCTGAACCTCACCGACTACTGA
- a CDS encoding phage holin family protein, with protein sequence MPLPLVLIALCAHVAVLVRVLTYRRNGARHRHRASWFAWIVVAVAGGASIELLLHAGSVGFFEAATAVLLAMSVCGTRGNVARLLRSE encoded by the coding sequence ATGCCGCTCCCGCTCGTGCTGATCGCGCTCTGCGCCCACGTCGCCGTGCTCGTGCGCGTGCTCACCTACCGGCGCAACGGCGCGCGGCACCGTCATCGCGCGTCCTGGTTCGCCTGGATCGTCGTGGCGGTCGCCGGCGGCGCATCGATCGAATTGCTGCTGCATGCCGGCTCCGTCGGCTTCTTCGAAGCGGCTACCGCCGTGCTGCTGGCGATGTCCGTCTGCGGCACGCGCGGCAACGTCGCCCGCCTGCTCAGGAGTGAATGA
- a CDS encoding phage major tail tube protein → MGMPRKLKGFNLFQNGENFVGQVVEVTLPKLTRKMEDYQGGGMSGPIKVDFGQEGIQLEWTCGGFMRSVLGQYAITKHDGVLLRFAGGYQSEDSTNVDAIEIVIRGRHSEIDPGTAKSKEDTAFKVTTVASYYKLSVNGQDVIEIDFVNMIEKVNGNDLFAALRNAIGL, encoded by the coding sequence ATGGGTATGCCTCGCAAACTCAAGGGATTCAACCTGTTCCAGAACGGCGAGAACTTCGTCGGCCAGGTTGTCGAAGTCACGCTGCCGAAGCTCACGCGCAAGATGGAGGACTACCAGGGCGGCGGCATGAGCGGCCCGATCAAGGTCGACTTCGGGCAGGAAGGGATCCAGCTCGAATGGACCTGCGGCGGCTTCATGCGCTCCGTGCTCGGCCAATACGCGATCACGAAGCACGACGGCGTGCTGCTGCGCTTCGCCGGCGGCTACCAGTCCGAGGATTCGACCAACGTCGACGCGATCGAGATCGTCATCCGCGGCCGCCACAGCGAAATCGACCCGGGCACCGCGAAGTCGAAGGAAGACACCGCGTTCAAGGTCACGACCGTCGCCAGCTACTACAAGCTGTCCGTGAACGGCCAGGACGTGATCGAGATCGACTTCGTCAACATGATCGAGAAGGTCAACGGCAACGACCTGTTCGCGGCGCTGCGCAACGCGATCGGCCTGTAA
- a CDS encoding phage tail protein yields MIKPDSLRQALVAAIPSLGTEPGALTVLVEQGSIATTGTLTPSFEYRYTAHVLAMNFSGDTDPVFVAVVEWVRKNQPDLVTNPAARTSGITFEVGVRDPAAIDLSIRLALTESVNVAIGPDGRHVITHVDDTLVDPANTLTWVALPQIR; encoded by the coding sequence ATGATTAAGCCAGACAGCCTGCGGCAGGCGCTCGTCGCCGCCATCCCGTCACTCGGAACCGAACCGGGCGCGCTGACCGTGCTCGTCGAGCAAGGATCGATTGCGACCACCGGCACGCTGACGCCGTCGTTCGAATACCGGTACACGGCCCACGTGCTCGCGATGAATTTCTCCGGCGACACGGATCCGGTGTTCGTCGCGGTCGTCGAATGGGTCCGCAAGAACCAGCCGGATCTCGTGACGAATCCCGCCGCGCGCACGAGCGGCATCACCTTCGAGGTCGGCGTTCGCGACCCGGCGGCAATCGACCTGTCGATCCGGCTGGCGCTGACGGAAAGCGTCAACGTCGCAATTGGGCCGGACGGCCGGCACGTGATCACCCACGTCGACGACACGCTGGTCGATCCGGCCAACACGCTCACCTGGGTCGCGCTGCCGCAGATCAGGTAA
- a CDS encoding baseplate J/gp47 family protein, whose translation MSVTPIDLSQLPSPDVVETIDYETLLAARKARFVSLYPADEQAEIAATLALESEPVVKLLQENAYREIVLRQRVNDAARAVMLAYAVGTDLDHLAALFGIRRLTITPADPEHDVAAVMESDTDLRARTQLAPQSLSVAGPEGAYVSHARNADGRVLDASAVSPAPCEVLVSVLARDGDGTADPALIAAVAAALQADDVRPLTDKVTVRGAEILRYQVRARLVFFAGPDRAVALAEANRAMKKYTESMHRLGMEVTLDGIYAAARAAGVQKVILESPSAGLPATKQQAPYCTGIELIDGGVYSNE comes from the coding sequence ATGAGCGTGACGCCGATCGACCTCTCGCAGCTGCCGTCACCCGACGTCGTCGAAACGATCGACTACGAAACCCTGCTTGCCGCGCGCAAGGCCCGCTTCGTGTCGCTCTACCCGGCCGACGAGCAGGCCGAAATCGCCGCGACGCTCGCGCTCGAATCGGAGCCGGTCGTGAAGCTGCTCCAGGAGAACGCGTACCGCGAGATCGTGCTGCGGCAGCGCGTGAACGACGCCGCGCGCGCCGTGATGCTCGCCTACGCGGTCGGCACGGACCTCGATCATCTCGCCGCGCTGTTCGGCATCCGGCGCCTGACGATCACGCCCGCCGATCCGGAACACGACGTCGCGGCGGTCATGGAAAGCGATACCGACCTGCGCGCCCGCACGCAGCTCGCGCCGCAGAGCCTGTCCGTCGCCGGCCCCGAAGGCGCGTACGTTTCGCACGCACGCAACGCGGACGGCCGCGTGCTCGATGCGTCGGCGGTCAGCCCGGCGCCGTGCGAAGTCCTCGTCTCGGTGCTGGCGCGCGATGGCGACGGCACGGCGGACCCGGCGCTGATCGCCGCGGTGGCGGCCGCGCTGCAGGCCGACGACGTGCGGCCGCTGACCGACAAGGTCACGGTGCGCGGCGCGGAAATCCTGCGCTACCAGGTGCGCGCGCGGCTCGTGTTCTTCGCCGGCCCGGATCGCGCGGTGGCGCTCGCGGAAGCCAACCGCGCGATGAAGAAATACACCGAATCCATGCACCGCCTCGGGATGGAGGTCACGCTCGACGGGATCTACGCGGCCGCCCGCGCGGCCGGCGTGCAGAAGGTGATCCTCGAAAGCCCGTCCGCCGGCCTGCCGGCGACGAAGCAGCAGGCGCCGTATTGCACCGGGATCGAACTGATCGACGGCGGGGTGTACAGCAATGAATGA
- the lysC gene encoding Rz1-like lysis system protein LysC (LysC is an Rz1-like component of a phage lytic system, substantially overlapping although not fully embedded in the gene for the Rz-like LysB component.), whose translation MSACKPIPLSPAPTLTSNTCQAVSPCTLPMLAPRTNGELDAALTLAKAAWATCAAQVDMIAACQAGTPATRHGAHPHD comes from the coding sequence TTGTCCGCCTGCAAGCCAATCCCGCTCTCACCGGCGCCGACGCTTACGTCGAATACGTGCCAGGCGGTGAGCCCCTGCACGCTGCCGATGCTCGCGCCCCGCACCAACGGTGAGCTCGATGCCGCGCTCACGCTCGCGAAGGCGGCCTGGGCGACCTGCGCGGCGCAAGTCGACATGATCGCGGCATGCCAGGCCGGCACGCCCGCAACCCGCCACGGAGCGCATCCGCATGATTAA
- a CDS encoding N-acetylmuramidase domain-containing protein, translated as MKTRRLGDHGDDVGLLQRRLIRAGYPVQVTHLYDAATEAAVIALQRNTGLVDDGIAGPKTCAALATGRRDPTHLALADLERAARTLDVPLACIRAVNEVESRGAGFLPDGRPVILFERHVFWKRLQARGIDPAPFAARQPDIVSRTRGGYRGGAAEYTRLATAESIDAGAAWESASWGAFQVMGYHWARLGYPGIDEFVACMESGEARHLDAFVRYIAADDALRRALRDRQWAAFARAYNGPDYAANLYDVKLARAYDRYASQPAASTPGGSASTGAPSAA; from the coding sequence ATGAAGACCCGCCGCCTCGGCGACCACGGCGACGACGTCGGCCTGCTGCAACGCCGGCTGATCCGCGCCGGCTATCCGGTGCAGGTCACGCACCTCTACGACGCGGCGACCGAAGCCGCCGTGATCGCGCTGCAACGAAACACCGGCCTCGTCGACGACGGCATCGCCGGCCCGAAGACCTGCGCCGCGCTGGCCACCGGCCGGCGCGATCCGACCCACCTCGCGCTCGCCGATCTCGAACGCGCCGCACGCACGCTCGACGTGCCGCTCGCGTGCATTCGCGCGGTCAACGAAGTCGAGTCGCGCGGCGCCGGGTTCCTGCCCGACGGCCGGCCCGTGATCCTGTTCGAACGCCACGTGTTCTGGAAGCGGCTGCAGGCACGCGGCATCGATCCCGCACCGTTCGCGGCGCGCCAGCCGGACATCGTGTCGCGCACGCGCGGCGGCTATCGCGGCGGCGCCGCGGAATACACGCGCCTCGCGACGGCCGAGTCGATCGATGCCGGCGCCGCGTGGGAATCCGCGAGCTGGGGCGCGTTCCAGGTGATGGGCTATCACTGGGCGCGTCTCGGCTATCCCGGCATCGACGAATTCGTCGCGTGCATGGAAAGCGGCGAAGCCCGGCATCTCGACGCCTTCGTCCGTTACATCGCGGCCGACGACGCGCTGCGCCGCGCGCTCCGCGACCGCCAGTGGGCCGCATTCGCACGCGCGTACAACGGCCCCGACTACGCGGCGAACCTCTACGACGTGAAGCTCGCGCGCGCCTATGACCGCTATGCGTCGCAACCGGCCGCGTCGACGCCGGGCGGATCCGCATCGACCGGCGCCCCGTCCGCCGCATGA
- a CDS encoding tail fiber assembly protein, which produces MLIHHYNQSTGEYLSSGQPDADPRNPERWLVPSWATFDEPPARTPTTWPFYRDNAWTLLPDFRGRLCYRTDTGEPVEIATAGKTPDELGLTTEPQPSPRHAWINGAWAVPAALLEREKRDAAMAEFERRLEAARKANAGKADAYAAGLLDDEGVYYFKAWSAYQMALVSVVQSDTFPDAVTWPTTPAPYVPPPPPQPEPQPQPQPEPESKPQPDEPSAPAAPVADPAA; this is translated from the coding sequence ATGCTGATCCACCACTACAACCAGTCGACCGGCGAATACCTGAGCAGCGGCCAGCCCGACGCCGATCCGCGCAACCCCGAACGCTGGCTCGTGCCGTCATGGGCGACGTTCGACGAGCCGCCGGCGCGCACGCCGACGACCTGGCCGTTCTACCGCGACAACGCGTGGACGCTGCTGCCGGACTTCCGCGGCCGCCTCTGCTATCGCACCGACACGGGCGAACCGGTCGAAATCGCGACTGCCGGCAAGACGCCCGACGAACTCGGCCTCACGACCGAACCGCAACCGTCGCCTCGCCATGCATGGATCAATGGCGCGTGGGCCGTTCCGGCTGCGCTGCTCGAGCGCGAAAAACGCGACGCCGCGATGGCCGAGTTCGAGCGACGCCTCGAAGCCGCACGCAAGGCGAACGCCGGCAAGGCCGATGCCTACGCCGCGGGCCTGCTCGACGACGAAGGCGTCTACTACTTCAAGGCCTGGTCGGCCTACCAGATGGCACTCGTTTCGGTCGTCCAGTCCGACACGTTCCCCGATGCGGTGACGTGGCCGACTACGCCGGCGCCGTACGTACCGCCTCCGCCTCCGCAGCCGGAACCGCAACCGCAACCGCAACCGGAACCGGAATCGAAGCCCCAGCCCGACGAACCCAGCGCACCTGCAGCTCCGGTCGCGGACCCCGCGGCCTGA